A window from Streptomyces sp. NBC_00271 encodes these proteins:
- a CDS encoding L-rhamnose mutarotase has product MKRIAQTIGLRPERRAEYLELHSAVWPGVEAALHRAHIRNYSIFLHGDVLFAYFEYHGDDFEADMAALEADPVTQDWWKLTDPCQEPLPHRGDSRQWTELPEIWHLSPPARPLS; this is encoded by the coding sequence ATGAAGCGCATCGCCCAGACCATCGGGCTGCGGCCCGAACGCCGCGCGGAGTACCTCGAACTCCACTCCGCCGTCTGGCCCGGAGTCGAAGCCGCCCTGCACCGGGCACACATCCGCAACTACAGCATCTTCCTCCACGGTGACGTCCTGTTCGCCTACTTCGAGTACCACGGCGACGACTTCGAGGCCGACATGGCGGCACTCGAAGCCGACCCCGTGACCCAGGACTGGTGGAAACTCACCGATCCCTGCCAGGAGCCCTTGCCCCACCGGGGCGATTCACGCCAGTGGACGGAACTCCCCGAGATCTGGCACCTGAGCCCGCCCGCTCGGCCCCTGTCATGA
- a CDS encoding amidohydrolase family protein, which translates to MNAITAPVLIDAHHHLWDLAERPQPWLDDPALATIRRTFSPDDLRATATRPIAGRRLHSTVAVQCVPDVPETEDLLALAEREPLIGAVVGWADLTSPGIGDLLDRLLAGPGGTYLRSLRHLVQGETDPEWLQRPDVERGLTAARDRGLCYDVLVRSHQLDQATRLAERFPDLPQVLDHAGKPSIADGELADWERQLRLLAAHPQVVCKVSGLITEADHERWTVDDIRPAWDVLLSAFGPDRLMFGSDWPVANLAGGWNRWAATVDELLDGCSADETSAILAGTATTFYRLTRTERDLGSR; encoded by the coding sequence ATGAACGCCATCACCGCCCCCGTTCTCATCGACGCCCACCACCATCTGTGGGACCTCGCCGAGCGTCCGCAACCCTGGCTCGACGATCCTGCGCTGGCGACGATCCGCCGCACCTTCTCCCCCGACGACCTGCGTGCCACCGCCACCCGGCCCATCGCGGGTCGCCGTCTGCACAGCACGGTGGCCGTGCAGTGCGTGCCGGACGTGCCCGAGACGGAGGACCTCCTCGCCCTCGCGGAGCGGGAGCCGCTGATCGGGGCCGTGGTCGGCTGGGCGGACCTGACGTCCCCGGGGATCGGCGACCTGCTCGACCGATTGCTCGCCGGGCCGGGCGGTACCTATCTGCGGTCCCTGCGTCACCTCGTGCAGGGCGAGACGGATCCGGAATGGCTGCAACGCCCAGATGTCGAACGCGGGTTAACGGCAGCCCGGGACCGCGGGCTCTGCTACGACGTGCTCGTCCGCAGCCACCAGCTCGACCAGGCGACCCGGCTGGCCGAGCGGTTCCCGGACCTGCCCCAGGTGCTCGACCACGCCGGCAAGCCGTCGATCGCCGACGGCGAACTCGCCGACTGGGAACGCCAGTTGCGCCTGCTGGCCGCACACCCGCAGGTGGTGTGCAAGGTGTCGGGGCTGATCACCGAGGCGGACCACGAGAGGTGGACCGTCGACGACATCCGCCCGGCGTGGGACGTCCTGCTCTCCGCCTTCGGCCCCGACCGCCTGATGTTCGGCTCGGACTGGCCGGTGGCGAATCTCGCGGGAGGCTGGAACCGCTGGGCTGCCACGGTGGACGAACTGCTCGACGGATGTTCCGCCGACGAGACCTCGGCGATTCTCGCGGGCACCGCGACCACCTTCTACCGCCTCACTCGTACTGAACGGGACTTGGGATCACGATGA
- a CDS encoding FadR/GntR family transcriptional regulator: MSLTDKAIEEIRELIRSGALPPGSKLPPEPDLAAQLGLSRNLAREAVKALAVARVLEVRRGDGTYVTSLQPSLLLEGLGGAVELLQGDSVALQDLMEVRRLLEPIATALAATRISDAQLAEVKRHLDAMREARDDVGQLNAHDAAFHRAVVSATGNETLLTLLEGISGRTLRARIWRGLVDDKAAGRTLAEHEAIFNALSTRDSALSQAAALLHVSNTEQWLREHLRSGEPLPFGTTARK; encoded by the coding sequence GTGTCTCTAACGGACAAGGCTATTGAGGAGATCCGTGAGCTGATCCGGTCCGGTGCCCTGCCTCCGGGCTCGAAGCTTCCACCGGAGCCGGACCTGGCCGCCCAGCTGGGACTGTCCCGCAACCTCGCCCGCGAAGCGGTCAAGGCGCTGGCCGTCGCGCGGGTCCTGGAGGTCCGGCGGGGCGACGGCACGTATGTGACCAGCCTCCAGCCGAGCCTGCTGCTGGAGGGGCTCGGCGGCGCGGTGGAACTGCTGCAGGGCGACTCGGTCGCCCTGCAGGACCTCATGGAGGTACGGCGGCTCCTCGAACCGATCGCCACGGCTCTTGCCGCCACCCGGATCTCCGACGCTCAACTGGCCGAAGTGAAGCGGCACTTGGACGCCATGCGCGAGGCCCGCGACGACGTCGGACAGCTCAACGCCCACGACGCCGCCTTCCACCGCGCGGTCGTCTCGGCCACGGGCAACGAGACCCTCCTCACCCTCCTGGAAGGGATCTCCGGCCGCACCCTGCGCGCCCGTATCTGGCGCGGTCTGGTCGACGACAAGGCCGCGGGCCGCACTCTCGCCGAGCACGAGGCGATCTTCAACGCGCTGTCCACCCGTGACTCCGCCCTCAGCCAGGCCGCCGCACTGCTGCACGTGAGCAACACCGAGCAGTGGCTGAGGGAACACCTGCGCTCCGGCGAACCCCTCCCCTTCGGAACGACAGCGCGAAAGTGA
- a CDS encoding aldo/keto reductase, producing MHQRKIQNTSVSLTGLGFGASVIGNLYRVTPVDDATAAVDAAWDAGIRYFDTAPHYGLGLSERRLGVALRDRPRAEYVISSKVGRLLVPNEEPRGVDTEGFVVRDDLRRQWDFSRDGMLRSIEDTLKRTGLDRLDIVYLHDPDAHWRQAAEEAMPTLAELRGQGVIGAIGAGMNQSAMLARFLRETAADVVMLAGRYTLLDQSALDDVLPAAYELGKSVVAVGVFNSGLLSGDRPTEGMRYDYQDAPPALVSRARAIAEVCAGHGTTLPAAAIAFPYTHPSIINVTLGMRTAEQVGRNVELHDQQVPDGLWNDLRAQGLIRSDVLTGHGGGRDERCL from the coding sequence TTGCACCAGCGGAAGATCCAGAACACGTCCGTCTCCCTCACCGGGCTCGGCTTCGGGGCGTCTGTGATCGGCAACCTCTACCGCGTCACCCCCGTCGACGACGCGACAGCCGCTGTCGATGCGGCGTGGGATGCCGGGATTCGGTACTTCGATACCGCCCCGCATTACGGTCTCGGTCTGTCCGAGCGTCGTCTGGGCGTCGCCCTACGAGATCGCCCGCGTGCCGAGTACGTCATCTCCTCCAAGGTGGGCAGGCTGCTGGTGCCCAACGAGGAACCGCGCGGCGTCGACACCGAGGGCTTCGTCGTACGGGACGACCTGCGCCGGCAGTGGGACTTCAGCCGGGACGGCATGCTCCGCTCCATCGAGGACACGCTGAAGCGCACCGGTCTGGACCGGCTGGACATCGTCTACCTGCACGATCCGGACGCCCACTGGCGGCAGGCGGCCGAGGAGGCCATGCCCACGCTCGCGGAGTTGCGCGGCCAGGGTGTGATCGGCGCGATCGGCGCCGGCATGAACCAGTCGGCGATGCTCGCCCGCTTCCTGCGCGAGACCGCCGCCGACGTGGTCATGCTCGCCGGCCGCTACACCCTCCTCGACCAGTCCGCACTGGACGACGTCCTTCCCGCAGCGTACGAACTCGGCAAGAGCGTCGTCGCGGTGGGTGTCTTCAACTCGGGCCTGCTCTCCGGCGACCGGCCCACCGAGGGCATGAGGTACGACTACCAGGACGCCCCGCCGGCCCTGGTGAGCCGGGCTCGGGCGATCGCCGAGGTCTGTGCAGGCCACGGGACCACTCTGCCCGCCGCCGCGATCGCCTTCCCGTACACGCATCCCAGTATCATCAACGTCACCCTCGGCATGCGGACTGCGGAACAGGTCGGACGAAACGTGGAACTCCATGATCAGCAAGTCCCGGACGGCCTCTGGAACGATCTCCGCGCCCAGGGGCTGATCAGGTCGGACGTGCTCACGGGGCACGGTGGGGGGAGGGATGAGCGGTGTCTCTAA
- a CDS encoding sugar kinase, with product MIDVVALGEVMLRFDPGEGRIRTARSFQVWEGGGEYNVVRGLRRCFGLRAAVVTALADNAVGRLVEDLILQGGVGTSMIRWVPDDGIGRTARNGLNFVERGYGIRGATGVSDRAHTAVSQLRKGDVDWDNVFSGGARWFHTGGIFAGLSDSTLDVADEAMAAARRHGVTVSYDPNYRPSLWAGRGGADAAHEADLRLARQADVVVGALGLAGTHPGQVRIGADEAADALAEVAGLLPEVRVLATTLREVPSAGVNDWSSAGWSAETGFVTGPRMPGLQVLDRIGSGDAFAAGLIHGLLGDTGLERALAYGTAHGALVMTTPGDVSMASLAEVEALIAGGSAHVRR from the coding sequence GTGATCGACGTGGTGGCGCTCGGCGAGGTGATGCTGCGCTTCGATCCGGGCGAGGGCCGGATCCGGACCGCCCGCTCCTTCCAGGTGTGGGAGGGCGGCGGTGAGTACAACGTCGTCCGCGGACTGCGACGCTGCTTCGGCCTGCGGGCGGCGGTCGTGACCGCTTTGGCCGACAACGCGGTGGGCCGGCTCGTCGAGGATCTGATCCTCCAGGGCGGCGTCGGCACCTCGATGATCCGCTGGGTCCCCGACGACGGCATCGGCCGTACCGCCCGCAACGGGCTGAACTTCGTCGAACGCGGCTACGGCATCCGCGGCGCAACGGGCGTCAGCGACCGCGCGCACACTGCCGTGTCCCAGCTGCGCAAGGGGGACGTCGACTGGGACAACGTGTTCTCGGGCGGAGCGCGCTGGTTCCACACCGGCGGCATCTTCGCCGGCCTGTCCGACAGCACGCTGGATGTCGCGGACGAGGCCATGGCCGCGGCGCGCCGCCATGGGGTCACGGTCTCCTACGACCCCAACTACCGTCCCAGCCTCTGGGCCGGCCGGGGCGGCGCCGACGCCGCCCACGAGGCCGACCTGCGGCTCGCTCGGCAGGCCGACGTAGTGGTGGGAGCCCTGGGTCTGGCCGGCACGCATCCGGGGCAGGTGCGCATCGGGGCCGACGAGGCTGCGGACGCGCTCGCCGAGGTGGCCGGCCTGCTGCCCGAGGTGAGAGTACTGGCGACGACGCTGCGCGAGGTCCCCTCGGCCGGGGTCAACGACTGGTCCTCGGCCGGCTGGTCCGCCGAAACAGGCTTCGTCACCGGCCCCCGGATGCCCGGGCTGCAGGTTCTGGACCGCATCGGCTCCGGCGACGCCTTCGCCGCCGGCCTGATCCACGGACTGCTCGGCGACACCGGCCTGGAGCGCGCCCTGGCCTACGGCACCGCCCACGGCGCCCTCGTGATGACCACGCCCGGCGATGTCTCCATGGCCTCGCTCGCCGAGGTCGAGGCGCTCATCGCGGGCGGGTCGGCCCACGTCAGACGCTGA
- a CDS encoding bifunctional 4-hydroxy-2-oxoglutarate aldolase/2-dehydro-3-deoxy-phosphogluconate aldolase, with the protein MTTATDLASVLAGARLLPVLTVPSTGMARPLTDALTAGGARCAEVTFRTPGAERVLKEMAAHGGLAVGAGTVITPRQAERAVEAGARFVVSPGFDEEVVAKCRELGVPMVPGVATATELMRALRGGLDTVKLFPAEPLGGLRMLRALTAPFPGMRFVPTGGIDASRMAAYLADPAVLAVGGSWMATAIHLERGDYESIRRLTAEALEAVEAVERSMT; encoded by the coding sequence ATGACCACCGCCACCGACCTGGCCTCCGTGCTGGCGGGGGCCCGTCTCCTGCCCGTGCTGACCGTGCCCTCCACGGGCATGGCCCGCCCCCTGACCGACGCCCTCACCGCGGGTGGTGCCCGGTGCGCCGAGGTCACCTTCCGTACGCCGGGCGCCGAGCGAGTGCTCAAGGAGATGGCCGCCCACGGTGGGCTGGCCGTCGGTGCCGGCACGGTGATCACGCCCAGGCAGGCGGAGCGGGCCGTGGAGGCCGGGGCCCGCTTCGTGGTCTCGCCCGGTTTCGACGAGGAGGTCGTCGCGAAGTGCCGGGAACTCGGGGTGCCCATGGTGCCCGGCGTCGCCACCGCCACCGAGCTGATGCGCGCCCTGCGCGGCGGCCTCGACACCGTCAAGCTCTTCCCCGCCGAGCCGCTCGGCGGCCTACGGATGCTGCGCGCGCTCACGGCCCCCTTCCCCGGGATGCGCTTCGTACCGACCGGCGGGATCGACGCTTCCCGCATGGCCGCCTACCTCGCCGACCCGGCGGTCCTCGCCGTCGGCGGCAGCTGGATGGCCACCGCGATTCACCTGGAGCGCGGCGACTACGAGTCCATCCGCCGACTGACCGCCGAGGCCCTCGAGGCCGTTGAGGCCGTCGAGAGGAGCATGACGTGA
- a CDS encoding SDR family oxidoreductase, whose translation MTSFDLTGKLAVVTGARRGIGRAMARALAEAGADIIGVSAGMEASGSAVEKDVLAAGRTFEAIRTDFADPEAVRALGVDLAGRERPVDILVNNAGTIRRAPAVEHTDADWALVLQVNLSAQFALSRAVGGSMVARGQGKVIFTASLLSFQGGITVPGYTAAKHGIAGLTKALANEWAPHGVNVNALAPGYIATDNTQALQDDPARSQAILDRIPAGRWGNPDDLAGATVFLASDAAAYLHGITLPIDGGWLGR comes from the coding sequence ATGACCTCCTTCGACCTCACCGGCAAGCTCGCCGTCGTCACCGGGGCTCGGCGCGGCATCGGCCGGGCCATGGCCCGGGCGCTGGCCGAGGCCGGCGCCGACATCATCGGCGTCAGTGCCGGTATGGAGGCATCCGGCAGCGCGGTGGAGAAGGACGTCCTCGCTGCCGGGCGCACGTTCGAGGCGATCCGTACCGACTTCGCCGACCCCGAAGCCGTCCGGGCTCTGGGGGTGGACCTGGCCGGACGGGAGCGGCCGGTGGACATCCTGGTCAACAACGCGGGCACCATCCGCCGCGCCCCGGCCGTCGAACACACGGATGCGGACTGGGCGTTGGTGCTCCAGGTCAACCTGAGTGCGCAGTTCGCACTGAGCCGGGCGGTCGGCGGGTCGATGGTGGCCCGCGGCCAGGGGAAGGTCATCTTCACGGCGTCGCTGCTCAGTTTCCAGGGCGGCATCACCGTCCCCGGCTACACCGCCGCCAAGCACGGCATCGCCGGACTGACCAAGGCGCTGGCCAACGAATGGGCCCCGCACGGCGTCAACGTCAACGCCCTCGCGCCCGGCTACATCGCCACCGACAACACCCAGGCCCTCCAGGACGACCCGGCCCGCAGCCAAGCCATCCTGGATCGCATCCCCGCCGGACGCTGGGGCAACCCCGACGACCTCGCCGGCGCCACCGTCTTCCTCGCCTCCGACGCCGCCGCCTACCTCCACGGCATCACCCTGCCCATCGACGGCGGATGGCTCGGCCGATGA
- a CDS encoding zinc-dependent alcohol dehydrogenase, with product MTLAVRYVSARTLDTAPAEPSSPGPGEVELAPAFVGICGTDLHIFHGDMDARVAAPAVLGHEMSGRVVRVGPGVEGWQPGDAVTVMPLRWDDTCPACRAGHQHICQHLDFIGIDSPGAMQQRWTVPASTLIRLPESLALDRAALVEPTAVAVHDVGRAKVVEGEKVVVVGGGPVGILIALVARAAGAEVRVVELSAHRRLLAEELRLTAWNPADEDVPDLVRQWTGDAGADVAFEVSGAAAGVDTAVDVLGVRGRLCLVAIHPRPREVNLHRFFWRELSLIGARLYDRGDFEEAVALVADGTIPAERLISKVVPLAQAPAAFEALEGGGDVMKILVDCTDDAQGVAV from the coding sequence ATGACTCTTGCCGTCCGTTACGTTTCCGCCCGCACGCTGGACACGGCTCCCGCCGAACCCTCCTCTCCCGGTCCGGGTGAGGTGGAGCTGGCTCCCGCCTTTGTCGGTATCTGCGGCACCGATCTGCACATCTTCCACGGCGACATGGACGCCCGGGTCGCCGCGCCCGCCGTCCTGGGGCACGAGATGTCCGGCCGCGTCGTTCGCGTCGGTCCGGGTGTGGAAGGCTGGCAGCCCGGTGACGCGGTCACGGTGATGCCGCTGCGCTGGGACGACACCTGCCCGGCCTGCCGTGCGGGCCATCAGCACATCTGCCAGCACCTGGACTTCATCGGCATCGACTCCCCAGGTGCGATGCAGCAGCGCTGGACGGTGCCCGCCTCGACGTTGATCCGGCTGCCGGAGTCGCTCGCCCTGGACCGGGCCGCGCTCGTCGAGCCGACGGCGGTGGCCGTGCACGATGTGGGCCGGGCGAAGGTCGTCGAGGGCGAGAAGGTCGTGGTGGTCGGTGGCGGGCCGGTCGGCATCCTGATCGCGTTGGTCGCGAGGGCCGCGGGCGCCGAGGTCCGGGTGGTGGAGCTGAGCGCGCACCGTCGGCTGCTGGCCGAGGAGTTGAGGTTGACGGCGTGGAACCCGGCCGACGAGGACGTGCCGGATCTGGTGCGGCAGTGGACCGGCGACGCGGGCGCGGACGTCGCCTTCGAGGTGTCCGGCGCGGCGGCCGGCGTGGACACGGCAGTGGACGTCCTCGGGGTGCGAGGCCGGTTGTGCCTCGTCGCCATCCACCCCCGCCCCCGCGAGGTGAACCTGCACCGCTTCTTCTGGCGCGAACTCAGTCTCATCGGTGCCCGGTTGTACGACCGCGGCGACTTCGAGGAGGCGGTGGCCCTGGTGGCGGACGGCACGATCCCGGCCGAGCGGCTGATCAGCAAGGTCGTCCCGCTCGCGCAGGCGCCCGCCGCGTTCGAGGCCTTGGAGGGCGGCGGTGACGTGATGAAGATCCTCGTGGACTGCACCGACGACGCCCAGGGAGTGGCCGTATGA
- a CDS encoding RbsD/FucU domain-containing protein, translating to MLLTELLHPGILEALAGAGHGARVLLADGHYPASTATGDRARTVHLNLAPGLLDVTTVLDVLLRALPVEVAHVMVPPEGEPEPPAIAEYRAKLAPVPVDTLGRFEFYDAARSPDLALAIVTADTRTYANLLLTIGVRAEGTLTTR from the coding sequence GTGCTCCTGACGGAACTGCTGCACCCCGGCATCCTCGAAGCCCTGGCCGGAGCAGGCCACGGCGCCCGCGTACTCCTGGCCGACGGCCACTACCCCGCGAGCACGGCCACCGGCGACCGCGCCAGGACCGTGCATCTCAACCTGGCTCCCGGTCTGCTCGACGTCACCACGGTGCTCGACGTCCTGCTGCGCGCCCTGCCCGTCGAGGTAGCCCACGTGATGGTGCCGCCCGAGGGCGAACCGGAGCCGCCGGCCATCGCCGAGTACCGCGCGAAGCTGGCACCGGTCCCGGTCGACACACTCGGCCGCTTCGAGTTCTACGACGCCGCCCGCTCGCCCGACCTGGCGCTGGCGATCGTTACCGCCGACACCCGTACCTACGCCAACCTGCTGCTGACCATTGGTGTCCGCGCTGAAGGGACCCTGACGACACGATGA